In the genome of Candidatus Palauibacter australiensis, the window GTGCGCGCGGGGCCCTTTCACTCACAGAACGTCGAGTCGTACTTCGCGAACGTGCCGGGCCTCAAGCTGGTGGCTCCGGCTACAGTGAGGGATGCGAAGGGGCTGCTCAAGGCCGCGATTCGGGACCCTGACCCGGTCCTCTTCTTCGAGCACAAGTACCTGTATCGAAGACTTCGAGAGGACCTCGGAGAAGGCGAGGAGTTCCTGACGCCGCTGGGGAAGGCCCGAACGCACCGCGGAGGAACGGACCTCACGCTGGTCACGTATGGCGTCACGGTCCATACTGCGCACGAGGCTGCGGAGCAGCTCGCGGCAGAGGATGGGGCGGAGATCGAGATTATCGATCTGAGGACGCTGCAGCCGCTCGATAGCGCCGCGATCCTCGAGAGCGTGAAGAAGACGGGGAGACTTCTCGTCCTGCACGAAGCGCCGCGGTTCGGCGGCTTCGGCGGCGAGGTGGCGGCGTTGGTTTGCGAGCGCGCGTTCGAGTGGCTTGACGCTCCGATTCGGAGGGTGGCCGCACTCGACACGCCGGTGCCGTACGCTGCCGAGCTGGAGGAGGCGCATCTACCCCAGGTGGCGGACATCGTCTCGATGGCCCGCCTGCAACTGAGTTACTGAACCCACGCGGCTGTACGCCGGAGAAGGACACCTATGTCCAAAGTGGATGTCATCATGCCGCAGATGGGAGAGTCCATCGCGGAGGGGACGCTGACGCGCTGGCTCAAGAATGTCGGGGATGCGGTCGAGCGTGACGAGGATCTGTTCGAGATATCCACGGACAAGGTGGACGCGGACATTCCGTCGCCGGCGGCGGGGGTGCTGGCCGAAGTTCTCGTGCAGGACGGGGAGACGGTCGAAATCGACACGGTCGTGGCCCGCATCGAGACCGATGCGACGGTCGCGGCACCCGCCGCACCCCCGGTACCCCCGGCCGATCCGCCGACGGACGCGAGAGCTGTAGCACCCATGGCGTCAACCGCGGCGCCGGCGACGGCGCCCACGGGTCCGCAGGCCGCCGCCACGCCCGTATCCCCGGGCCCGGCGGCCGAGGGGTCGCCCGCCAGTCGCGATGAGCGCCTAAGGACTCGGTCGACTCCGCTCGTGCGAAAGATCGCCGCGGAACACGGTGTCGACATCCACCAGGTGCCCGGGACCGGCACCTCCGGCCGCGTGACCCGGGATGACATTCTTGCGTTCATCTCGGCCGGCGGGCCGGAGGCTGCGTCCGCGTCGGTGCCCGCTCCCGCGTCGGTGCCCGCTCCCGCGTCGGCACCCGCCCCCGCTGCGGCGCCCTCCGCGACCCCATCGCC includes:
- a CDS encoding alpha-ketoacid dehydrogenase subunit beta → MATYLEAIRQAIREEMRADANVFIMGEDIGAYGGAFRITEGLLAEFGDDRVIDTPISEAAIVGAAIGAAQMGLKPVCEMQFIDFIAPAFNVIVNFAAKVRYRTGVGAALVIRGPCGAGVRAGPFHSQNVESYFANVPGLKLVAPATVRDAKGLLKAAIRDPDPVLFFEHKYLYRRLREDLGEGEEFLTPLGKARTHRGGTDLTLVTYGVTVHTAHEAAEQLAAEDGAEIEIIDLRTLQPLDSAAILESVKKTGRLLVLHEAPRFGGFGGEVAALVCERAFEWLDAPIRRVAALDTPVPYAAELEEAHLPQVADIVSMARLQLSY